One Tubulanus polymorphus chromosome 5, tnTubPoly1.2, whole genome shotgun sequence DNA segment encodes these proteins:
- the LOC141905666 gene encoding nocturnin-like, with protein sequence MDKNQSTSVDFTETYTNSQLLGSVKKILVNEASPLIRDFIHCNPAAVEQDKSAQQSQLIRVMQWNLLAQALCGADDNFVRCPPEALKWKSRKWKILREILTYDPDVIALQEVDHFDFLERALNSVGYSGTFEPKPDSPCLYVAGNDGPDGCALFYKRDKFEAVDRAFVTLAPDHPIANQVALCYKLRTVDDGYEFVVTTTHFKAKNGHDALRLLEAKHVVSYLKENYADLPLVICGDLNAPPSEDAYKYMMNNALLDLDSAYIKLKNDGAEPDYTTWKIRQEGKTERTSCKTIDYVFYSRERIVIKSLLKMSTDVEIGPDRLPSVKYPSDHFALVTDLVILSNSL encoded by the exons atggataaaaaccAATCAACATCGGTAGATTTCACTGAAACCTACACGAATTCACAGTTACTCGGTTCAGTGAAGAAAATTCTTGTCAACGAAGCGTCGCCTTTAATCAGAGACTTCATACACTGCAATCCTGCTGCTGTAGAACAGGACAAATCAGCACAGCAGTCTCAACTCATTAGAGTGATGCAATGGAACCTGTTAGCTCAAG CTTTATGCGGTGCCGATGATAACTTTGTGCGATGTCCACCAGAAGCGTTGAAGTGGAAATCgagaaaatggaaaattctTCGCGAGATTCTCACGTATGATCCTGACGTGATCGCTTTACAAGAAGtcgatcattttgattttctcgAACGCGCGTTGAATTCGGTCGGCTACTCGGGAACGTTCGAACCGAAGCCCGATTCACCGTGTCTATACGTCGCGGGTAACGACGGTCCAGACGGTTGCGCTCTGTTTTATAAACGCGATAAATTCGAAGCGGTCGATCGCGCGTTCGTGACGTTAGCGCCCGATCATCCGATCGCGAACCAGGTGGCGCTCTGTTATAAACTACGAACCGTCGACGACGGCTACGAATTCGTCGTTACGACTACGCACTTCAAAGCGAAAAACGGTCATGACGCCCTTCGTTTGCTCGAGGCGAAACACGTCGTTAGttatttgaaagaaaattatgCAGATCTGCCGTTAGTTATCTGCGGTGACCTGAATGCCCCGCCATCGGAGGACGCGTATAAATACATGATGAATAACGCGCTACTCGATCTGGATAGCGCGTATATCAAACTTAAAAACGATGGCGCGGAACCCGATTATACGACGTGGAAAATACGCCAAGAAGGTAAAACAGAGAGAACGTCGTGTAAGACGATCGATTACGTGTTCTATTCGCGCGAACGAATCGTTATTAAATCGTTGTTGAAAATGTCGACGGATGTTGAAATCGGGCCGGATAGATTACCATCGGTGAAATACCCGTCTGATCACTTCGCATTAGTCACCGATCTAGTTATACTATCAAACTCGCTTTGA
- the LOC141906426 gene encoding tetraspanin-18-like isoform X2: MALEGCGKFLKYAVFLFNFLIFIGGAAVLGVGIWIIADPGAIEHIGAMLQMNMYKTAGYLLIACGAIVLILGFLGCCGAIKESKCMLGTFFALLFLIFIILLVGGILAVVFKNKAVTILKEEMSKSMLKQYGIDTANNKTNLAATDAWNAFQTLFTCCGMEGGYQSNSSWYAWSASDWYKEQKMAAGSSNHMYVPKSCCTSEALKSNTTIDSCTGKTDAANAAPRHYPNTVKNPNLNEMGCYSAVVKTIEDNIPIVAGVGIGIALLMLMAMIFSICLCRSIEE, translated from the exons ATGGCTCTCGAAGGTTGTGGCAAGTTCCTGAAATACGCGGTGTTTCTGTTCAATTTCCTCATTTTC ATCGGTGGTGCAGCGGTGCTCGGAGTGGGAATATGGATAATCGCCGACCCCGGCGCGATCGAGCATATCGGCGCCATGCTTCAGATGAACATGTATAAAACGGCTGGGTATTTGCTGATCGCGTGCGGTGCTATCGTACTCATTCTCGGATTCCTCGGATGTTGTGGCGCGATCAAGGAGAGCAAGTGTATGCTCGGAACG TTCTTTGCCTTGTTGTTCttgattttcatcattttgctCGTCGGAGGAATTCTCGCTGTCGTTTTCAAGAACAAA GCAGTCACGATATTGAAGGAGGAAATGAGTAAGTCGATGTTGAAGCAATACGGTATTGACACAGCTAATAACAAGACTAACCTAGCTGCCACAGATGCATGGAACGCTTTTCAGACACTT TTTACTTGCTGTGGAATGGAAGGCGGATAccaatcaaattcatcttgGTATGCGTGGAGTGCTTCTGATTGGTATAAGGAACAAAAAATGGCTGCTGGTTCGA GTAATCACATGTATGTTCCGAAATCATGCTGTACAAGTGAAGCATTGAAATCTAACACGACTATTGATTCCTGTACCGGAAAGACAGATGCAGCGAATGCTGCACCAAGACATTATCCTAATACAGTTAAAAATCCAAACCTGAATGAAATG GGCTGCTACAGCGCTGTCGTGAAAACCATTGAGGATAACATTCCTATTGTTGCCGGTGTTGGGATTGGTATTGCCTTGCTAATG ctgATGGCAATGATTTTCTCAATTTGTCTTTGTCGTAGCATCGAAGAATAG
- the LOC141906426 gene encoding tetraspanin-18-like isoform X1 encodes MALEGCGKFLKYAVFLFNFLIFIGGAAVLGVGIWIIADPGAIEHIGAMLQMNMYKTAGYLLIACGAIVLILGFLGCCGAIKESKCMLGTFFALLFLIFIILLVGGILAVVFKNKAVTILKEEMSKSMLKQYGIDTANNKTNLAATDAWNAFQTLFTCCGMEGGYQSNSSWYAWSASDWYKEQKMAAGSSNHMYVPKSCCTSEALKSNTTIDSCTGKTDAANAAPRHYPNTVKNPNLNEMGCYSAVVKTIEDNIPIVAGVGIGIALLMLLAMIFAICLCRSIQDDYQA; translated from the exons ATGGCTCTCGAAGGTTGTGGCAAGTTCCTGAAATACGCGGTGTTTCTGTTCAATTTCCTCATTTTC ATCGGTGGTGCAGCGGTGCTCGGAGTGGGAATATGGATAATCGCCGACCCCGGCGCGATCGAGCATATCGGCGCCATGCTTCAGATGAACATGTATAAAACGGCTGGGTATTTGCTGATCGCGTGCGGTGCTATCGTACTCATTCTCGGATTCCTCGGATGTTGTGGCGCGATCAAGGAGAGCAAGTGTATGCTCGGAACG TTCTTTGCCTTGTTGTTCttgattttcatcattttgctCGTCGGAGGAATTCTCGCTGTCGTTTTCAAGAACAAA GCAGTCACGATATTGAAGGAGGAAATGAGTAAGTCGATGTTGAAGCAATACGGTATTGACACAGCTAATAACAAGACTAACCTAGCTGCCACAGATGCATGGAACGCTTTTCAGACACTT TTTACTTGCTGTGGAATGGAAGGCGGATAccaatcaaattcatcttgGTATGCGTGGAGTGCTTCTGATTGGTATAAGGAACAAAAAATGGCTGCTGGTTCGA GTAATCACATGTATGTTCCGAAATCATGCTGTACAAGTGAAGCATTGAAATCTAACACGACTATTGATTCCTGTACCGGAAAGACAGATGCAGCGAATGCTGCACCAAGACATTATCCTAATACAGTTAAAAATCCAAACCTGAATGAAATG GGCTGCTACAGCGCTGTCGTGAAAACCATTGAGGATAACATTCCTATTGTTGCCGGTGTTGGGATTGGTATTGCCTTGCTAATG TTGTTGGCAATGATATTCGCAATTTGCCTGTGTCGGTCTATACAAGATGATTACCAGGCATAA